Proteins encoded within one genomic window of Nilaparvata lugens isolate BPH chromosome 11, ASM1435652v1, whole genome shotgun sequence:
- the LOC111057016 gene encoding general odorant-binding protein 56d isoform X2, producing MCGRMSGLLKVSSIFLVCLCFYSEASPALTEAQIEQVGKAMANMCMSSSGVQRSLITKAMNGEIEDDRKLKCFFGCIMEAVQVTKNGRMQPDILKRRANAMLPKSMREMILPTIDSCSHHEHEDKCELAYSIVKCHFEVNGKNPFFFNF from the exons ATGTGTGGTAGAATGAGTGGACTACTGAAAGTTAGTTCAATTTTTTTGGTTTGTCTGTGTTTCTACAGTGAGGCTAGTCCG GCATTGACTGAAGCACAAATTGAGCAAGTTGGGAAAGCCATGGCTAATATGTGCATGTCTTCATCGGGAGTTCAAAGAA GTCTAATAACGAAGGCAATGAACGGAGAAATTGAAGATGACCGTAAATTGAAA TGCTTCTTCGGATGCATTATGGAAGCAGTTCAAGTG accaaaaatggtagaatgcAGCCAGACATACTGAAAAGGAGAGCTAACGCCATGCTGCCAAAATCAATGAGAGAAATGATTCTACCCACCATCGACTCATGCAGTCATCATG AACATGAGGATAAATGCGAGTTGGCCTATTCCATTGTGAAGTGCCATTTTGAAGTCAACGGTAAAAAC CCATTCTTTTTCAACTTCTAA
- the LOC111057016 gene encoding general odorant-binding protein 56d isoform X1 has protein sequence MCGRMSGLLKVSSIFLVCLCFYSEASPALTEAQIEQVGKAMANMCMSSSGVQRSLITKAMNGEIEDDRKLKCFFGCIMEAVQVTKNGRMQPDILKRRANAMLPKSMREMILPTIDSCSHHEHEDKCELAYSIVKCHFEVNGKNPFFFNF, from the exons ATGTGTGGTAGAATGAGTGGACTACTGAAAGTTAGTTCAATTTTTTTGGTTTGTCTGTGTTTCTACAGTGAGGCTAGTCCG GCATTGACTGAAGCACAAATTGAGCAAGTTGGGAAAGCCATGGCTAATATGTGCATGTCTTCATCGGGAGTTCAAAGAA GTCTTATAACGAAGGCAATGAATGGAGAAATTGAAGATGACCGTAAATTGAAA TGCTTCTTCGGATGCATTATGGAAGCAGTTCAAGTG accaaaaatggtagaatgcAGCCAGACATACTGAAAAGGAGAGCTAACGCCATGCTGCCAAAATCAATGAGAGAAATGATTCTACCCACCATCGACTCATGCAGTCATCATG AACATGAGGATAAATGCGAGTTGGCCTATTCCATTGTGAAGTGCCATTTTGAAGTCAACGGTAAAAAC CCATTCTTTTTCAACTTCTAA
- the LOC111057016 gene encoding general odorant-binding protein 56d isoform X3, with protein sequence MCGRMSGLLKVSSIFLVCLCFYSEASPALTEAQIEQVGKAMANMCMSSSGVQRSLITKAMNGEIEDDRKLKCFFGCIMEAVQVTKNGRMQPDILKRRANAMLPKSMREMILPTIDSCSHHEHEDKCELAYSIVKCHFEVNGKNPFFFNF encoded by the exons ATGTGTGGTAGAATGAGTGGACTACTGAAAGTTAGTTCAATTTTTTTGGTTTGTCTGTGTTTCTACAGTGAGGCTAGTCCG GCATTGACTGAAGCACAAATTGAGCAAGTTGGGAAAGCCATGGCTAATATGTGCATGTCTTCATCGGGAGTTCAAAGAA GTCTAATAACGAAGGCAATGAACGGAGAAATTGAAGATGACCGTAAATTGAAA TGCTTCTTTGGATGCATTATGGAAGCAGTTCAAGTG accaaaaatggtagaatgcAGCCAGACATACTGAAAAGGAGAGCTAACGCCATGCTGCCAAAATCAATGAGAGAAATGATTCTACCCACCATCGACTCATGCAGTCATCATG AACATGAGGATAAATGCGAGTTGGCCTATTCCATTGTGAAGTGCCATTTTGAAGTCAACGGTAAAAAC CCATTCTTTTTCAACTTCTAA